CCCGCCCCCCCACCCCAACCGCTGCGGCCGCTGCGCCCGTTGCCTTCCCGCCTGCCCCACGGGGGCGCTTCTGGGGGACGGCACCCTGGACGCCCGGCTCTGCGTGAGCTACCTAACCATCGAGCACAAGGGCTTCATCCCCCCAAGCCTCTGGCCCGGGATAGGGGACTGGCTCTTTGGGTGCGACCTCTGCGGGGAGGCCTGCCCCTGGGAGCGGTTCGGAAAGGCGTGGCCCGGCTTCCGCCCGGAGCCCCACCTGGCCCACCCGGACCTAGGGGACTTCTTCCGCCTCTCAGGGCAGGCCTTCCGGAGGAAGTACGCCGGCGCCGCTTTCCTTCGGCCGGGGAGGGCCCGCATGGCCCGCAACGCCCTTATCGTCCTCTCCAACCTGGGCCTGGGGGAGGGGCTCATGGCGGAGGCGGCCTCAGACCCCAACCCCCTGGTGCGCCGCACCGCCCTCCACGCCCTCTTCCGGGCGGGAAGGCCCATAGAGGGCTTCCTCGAGGACCCCGACCCCGTAGTGCGGCAGGACGCCCAAGCCTTACTGGAAGCGCCCGGTGCGGTAGACCTTCTCCAGGGCGGGGGGCAGGCCCCAGGCCCTCAGGTCGAAGAGGACGGGGCCCAGGTCGTAGGGCACCTTGAGGATGCGGGCCTCGAGGGTGGCCGTGTCCAAGAGGAAAACGTCGGCCCCGGGCTCCCCGGAAAGGCTTAGCCCCACGCTCCCAGGGTCCGCCACCAGCCCCACCCCCACCCGTCGGGCCAGGGGCAGGTGCCGCCCGCCCAAAAGGAGCGCCCGGGCGTTAAACCGCTCCAGAAGGGCCAGGAACTCCCGAGCCGGGCCCAGGAGGTCCAGGTGCTCCTCGGGGCGGCCCGGCCTGCCGTGGAAGGCCACCAGGCGGGTCATCCCGTAGGTCCTCCGGTGGGAAAGGCGCAGGGAGCGGAGGTAGGCGAGCTCCTTCTCCCCAAGCTGGCTCCGCGTCCAGGCCAGGGTAACCTTGCCCAAGCCCTCGGGGACGGCATGGTCCACGGGGTAGGCCACCCGCAGGTCCCAGGCCCCGGCGATGGCGGGGAAGCCCTCCTGCATGAGGCGGCGCACCACCTGCCGCGGGTGGGGCCCGTAGCCCACCATGTCCCCCAGGACCAAGACCTCGTCCACCCCCTCGGCCCGCAGGGCCTCCAAGGCGGCCTCGAGGGCGGGCAGGTTGGCGTGGATATCGGAAAGGACCCCGAGGCGCATGGGACCATTCTGCCATAGCCCCCACCTGGTCAATCTCACAAACGCCCCGTATGGTGAAAGGGTGCGCCCCTTCCTCCTGGGCCTCGCCCTGGCCCTCACCCTCCCGCCCTTCCCCCTGGGCTTTCTGGCCCCCTTGCCCCTGGCCTTCTTGCTCCGGGGGCGCTTCCGGGAAGGCTTCCTAGCCGGGATAGGGTTTTGGGGGCTCCACCTCCTCTGGCTTCCCCAAAGCTTCGCTAGCCTCTTCGGCCCCCTGGGGGCGCTTCCCTTTTTGCCCCTGGTCCTGGTGAAGGCCCTTTCCCTCGGCCTGCTCTTCGCCCTCACCCCCTCACCCCTCATGCGGGTGGGAGGGTGGGTGGCGCTGGAATGGCTCACGGAGCAAGGGGAATTGGCCTTCCCCTGGGGGCTTTTGGGCTACGCCCTGGTGGAGGCCCCAGGCCGGGTCCTGGCGAGCCTGGGAGGGGTCTACCTCCTTTCCCTTTTGGTCCTCCTCGCCGCCTATGGGCTCGCCCAAAGGCGCTTATGGGTCCTCCTCCCCTGGGCCCTCCTATGGCTCTTGCCCCTGCCCGAGGCAAAGGCAACGCAGAAGGCCCTCCTGGTCCAGGGCAACCTGAACCCCTTGGCCAAGGTGCAAGGGGAGCTGGACGAGGCGGTGTACCTCCGCCTCACGAAGGAAGGCCTGGCCCTCCACCCGGAGGCGGACCTCATCGTCTGGCCGGAAACCGCGGTGTGGCGCATCCCCCCTTCCCTGGACCCCCTCCTCCAAGGCCGCCCCCTCCTCACCGGGCTCAACCTCTATGGCCCCAACCGGGCGGTCCTCTACCAAGGGGGAGGGATCCTGAACCACTACGACAAGGTGCGCCTCGTGCCCTTCGGGGAGCGGTTTCCCTTCCGGGAGGCCTTGGGCGGGGTCTACGGCTTCTTCTTCCGGTCCTTCGGCCTGGGGGAGCTGGCCGACCGCACCCCCGG
The Thermus sp. LT1-2-5 genome window above contains:
- the queG gene encoding tRNA epoxyqueuosine(34) reductase QueG, with the translated sequence MEAKALLEEAARARGLGVAWAPLLPQEAAQARFQAWLEAGRHGGMAYLERRVEERFDPRRRFPKARSALLLFAPYAYPDPGAPPGGLRVGRVARYAWVRDYHLLLGEELRRLEAVAEGLGVWAKGYVDHGPLSERTLAALSGAGWIGRSGYLLSQAFGVHAFLAVLLTSLEVEPPPPHPNRCGRCARCLPACPTGALLGDGTLDARLCVSYLTIEHKGFIPPSLWPGIGDWLFGCDLCGEACPWERFGKAWPGFRPEPHLAHPDLGDFFRLSGQAFRRKYAGAAFLRPGRARMARNALIVLSNLGLGEGLMAEAASDPNPLVRRTALHALFRAGRPIEGFLEDPDPVVRQDAQALLEAPGAVDLLQGGGQAPGPQVEEDGAQVVGHLEDAGLEGGRVQEENVGPGLPGKA
- the lnt gene encoding apolipoprotein N-acyltransferase; protein product: MRPFLLGLALALTLPPFPLGFLAPLPLAFLLRGRFREGFLAGIGFWGLHLLWLPQSFASLFGPLGALPFLPLVLVKALSLGLLFALTPSPLMRVGGWVALEWLTEQGELAFPWGLLGYALVEAPGRVLASLGGVYLLSLLVLLAAYGLAQRRLWVLLPWALLWLLPLPEAKATQKALLVQGNLNPLAKVQGELDEAVYLRLTKEGLALHPEADLIVWPETAVWRIPPSLDPLLQGRPLLTGLNLYGPNRAVLYQGGGILNHYDKVRLVPFGERFPFREALGGVYGFFFRSFGLGELADRTPGRRVAPLGPYGVFICYESVFPSVARSLAREGSRVLVLLTNDAWFGSSFGGQQHFAMGRLRAVETGLWLLRAGNDGVTASADPFGRVVAAIPPHREGLLLAPYALREGHTPYVRLGDWAVALALTIFLLGLILRVRPPGWRNR